GCGGGCGGCGCATCGGGCGCCGGGGCGGGGGAGCGGACCGGCGCCGTGCCCGCCACGGCGAGGACGGGTACGGGGACCGCACCGGTCCCGGTGCCCGTGCCGGCCTGCGTGTTGGCGCCGAAGACCGGCGACGGCCCGTACTACGTTCCGCACGCCCGGCTCCGCTCGGACATCGTCGAGGACCGGGGCGGGGTCCCGCTGCGCCTGGACCTGACCGTGGTCCGCGCCGCGCGGGGGTGCCGGCCCCTGGCCGGTATCGCCGTGGACGTCTGGCATGCGGACGCCCTCGGGACCTACTCGGCCGACGGAGCCGCCTTCCTGCGCGGCACCCAGCTCACCGACGCCACGGGCACGGTGTCCTTCCGGACGATCGTGCCCGGCTGGTACGCGCACGTCGCCCCGCACGTCCACGTCAAGGTGCACCCCGACGCGCACACCGAGGCCGCCACCCAGGTGTTCCTGCCCGAGGAACTGCTGCGGCAGGTGTTCCGGCGGGACCCGTACTCCCGCCGCAGGGCCCCGGCGCACCCCAACACCCGCGACGACCGCTTCGCGGCGAAGGGCGCGCTCATGACCCTCGGGCCCGTCGCGTACGGGGCGGGCTACCGGGCGGCGTTCACGGTGGGGGTGGAGTGAGGCGGGCCGCCACCGGTCGGACCGGGCCGTGGATTTCACGCCAAACGCTTCCGTTCCCCTCCCCGCGCCGATCGCGATCACTAGCGTGGGAGCGCAAACGGCCCGGCACCGCGGCCAGCAGGCGACGCGGCTGCCGGCGTCGACGGAGAGCAGTGAGGGAGTGGGCGTCGATGGCGAATGTGGAAGTTTCCCTGAAGGAGACGATGACCTCGATCGAGGGCGCGCTGGGGGTGGCGCTGGTCGACTACACCAGCGGCATGGCGCTGGGAACCCTCGGGGGCGGAAAGCACCTCGACCTGGCGGTCGCCGCAGCGGGGAACACCGACGTGATCCGGGCGAAGGCTCGGACCATGGAGATGCTGGGCCTGCAGGACGAGATCGAGGACCTGCTGATCACCCTCGGCAGCCAGTACCACCTGATCCGGCTGCTGAAGAGCCGCGGAAGCAGCGGACTGTTCCTGTACGTGGTCCTCGACAAGGCCAACTCCAACCTGGCCATGGCCCGGCACCAGCTCAAGCGCATCGAAGAGGCGCTGGAGCTCTGACCGCCGCGCTTCCGGGCCCACGTGTGCCCACGAGTTGAAGAAGTCTTCAACTCGGCACATCCGAAACTGTTCATACGCGGCGCGCGTGGGCCCGCCGGGCGGAAGGCTGGTGTTCCGACGGCTGCTCCGCCGCAGCACTCCGTCCTCTCATCAGCAGGAGCACGCGTGGGAATGCAGGTCCCCCTCTACCAGGCGAAGGCCGAGTTCTTCCGGATGCTCGGGCATCCCGTGCGCATCCGTGTCCTGGAACTGCTGCAGAGCGGACCCATGCCCGTACGGGACCTCCTGGCGGAGATCGACATCGAGGCGTCCAACCTCTCGCAGCAACTGGGGGTCCTGCGTCGCGCCGGCATCGTGGTCTCCCTGCGCGACGGGTCGACGGTGAGCTACGCCCTGGCCGGCGGCGACGTGGCCGACCTGCTGCGCGCGGCGCGCCGCATCCTGACGGAGCTGCTGGCCGGCCAGAGCGAACTGCTGGCGGAACTGCGCCAGGCGGGGCCGGAGTCCGATCGTCGTGCGGATACGGATACGGATACGGATACGGATACGGATACGCGGGCGGGGAGCGGCGGCCGCGCCGTGGAGCGGGCGGAGGCGTGCGGGGAACGGTGACGCTGCCCGTTCCCCGCACCGCACCGCACGGCGCGACGGCCGGGGCGCGGCACGGGTGTCCGCCGTTGCCGCGCCCCGGCCGCCCCGCTCCGCTCGCCGGAGCCGACGGCCGCGCGGTCAGGCGCCCGCGAGGGTCCGCAGGAGCCGGGCCACTTCATGAGCCACCGCGTCCCGGGCGGGGCCGAGGTGCGCCCGGGGGGCGGCGACGCCGGTGAAGATCTTGTTGAGGTGGGTGGAGACGTTGACCTTGGTCATGCCGGCGCCGACGGCTTCGGCCAGGTGCTCGTCGTCCACTCCCGAGGAGCCGTGGAGCACGAGGGGCAATTCGAGGCGGTCCTTGAGCCGGGCGATGAGGTCCAGGTCGAGTAAGGCGTCGCGGGTGAGCTCGGCGTGCGAGCAGCCGACCGTCAGGCCGGCGGCCAGCGCAGCCCACAGGCGTCCCCCGCACCCGTAGGGTTGCCGGAGAGCCGCTCGGGAGGCTCCGCCCGCCAACGGCCGTCGGGCGCCAGCGCGTACGGGCCGTCGGGCCGGCGGATGCGACGACGGCCCGCGCGCCCCGCTCCCGCACGAGGGCCGCAGCCGCCACGAGATCGGCGCACCCCGTGGCCGCCGTGATTCCGGACGATGGTGTGCGGCAGGGGCTTTCGGCGGGCGGGGTACGTCGCGTCGTGGCGGGCGATCCCTTTGCGGGGCAAGGGATCGGGTCCGGGGGCCGGCCCGCGGTCACCCCCGATGGGGGCCGGAACGCGCGGCCCCTGACGGGCGCGAGCTGCCCGAAGCTACGATCCAACGTGCGCGACCGGCGAGGGACGCGACGGGTACCGGGATCAGAGGGATGTGTCGCATGTCCAAGCACGAGCGGTGGAGCAGGCTGCTGGAGCTGCTCGCGGTCGACGGAAAGCTGGAGGTCGAGGAAGCGGCGGCAGCGGTGGCGGTCTCGCCGGCGACCATCCGGCGGGACCTCGACGAGCTGGCCGAGCAGCGACTGCTCGTCCGTACGCACGGCGGCGCCCTTCCGCACGGCGTCGCGTACGAACTCCCGCTGCGCTACAAGTCCTCGCGCCGGGCCTCCGAGAAGCGGCGGATCGCGCACGCCGTCGTCGGGCTGCTGTCGCGGGGGGACGTCGTCGGGCTCAACGGCGGCACCACCACCACCGAGGTGGCACGGGCCATGGCGCTCGGTACGGGGGGCGGTACCACGGAGCGGGCAGAGCCTTCCGAGGTTCCGCTGTACACGGTGGTCACGAACGCGTTGAACATCGCCGGCGAGCTGACCGTACGCCCGCACTTCAAGATCGTGATGACGGGTGGGGTGGCCCGCGGACAGACCTACGAGCTGGTCGGCCCGCTCGCCGAGGGCGTGCTCAACCAGGTGGTCCTCGACATCGCCGTCCTCGGCGTCGACGGGGTGGACCCGCAGCTGGGGGTGATGACGCGCCACGAGGACGAGGCGGCCGTCAGCAGGCTCTTCGCCGAACGGGCCCGCAAGGTCGTCGTCGTGACCGACTCCTCGAAGATGGGCCAGCGTGCCTTCGCGCGCATCTGCGGCCTCGACCGGATCGACCTACTCGTCACCGACACCGGCCTGGCCCCCGACATGGCCGCGCGTCTGGCCGAGTCCGGCATCGAGGTCATCACGGCCTGAAGGCCGGTGCGCACCGGCCCGCTGGCACGGGCGGCGCGTGCTCCCGCCGTGCGGTGGGGACGCGCGCCGCCCCCTTCGGCGGTCGGCTTCTCATGCGTCGCGGGTGTGCGGTCAGCCGGCGGTGCAGGTCACCGGGGGCAGGGGCGACGAGACGTCACCGGAGGCCATGAACCCGAGGGCCTTGACGGCTCCCGGGGCGATGGCGCCGTTGGCGGCGCTGCCGGTCGCCGTGAGGGCCGGTCGCCGTGACGGCCGGTCCGGTCTGCGTGAGCTGCGCGTCCCGGAAGTCCGTGACCTTGTCGTTCCCGGGCCAGGTCCACGTGACCTTCCAGGAGCGGGTGGCCGCGCCCGTGTTCTCCACCCTGATCTCGGCGTCGAAGGCGCCGGTCCAGGAGTCGGTCACGACGAAGGCGGCGGTGCAACCGCTCTGCGCACCACCGCTCGCCGTCGCCTTGCCGAGGGTGTCGGAGGTCGCCGAGGTGTTGCCGGCCCTGTCCCTCGCCTTGACCTGGTACCGGTAGGTGGTGGCCGCTGCCGGACCGGAGTCCGTGTACGAGGTGCCCGACGCCGTGCCGACCTTGGTCCCGTTGCGGTACACGTCGTAGCCGCTGACGCCGGTGTTGTCCGTCGAGGCCGACCAGGACAGCGAAACGGAGTTGCTGGTGGAGGCGGTCGCGCAGAGGCGCGAGGGAGCGCCCGGTGCCTGCGTGTCGGGGGGGAAGAAGCACTACGCGAGCAGGTCTTGCGCAGGCCGCCCGGCGTCCCTGGAGGTCTCGCTGCACGATGCCGAAGACGCCGGAAGAGGCGGCACACGCCCGCTCCAGGCCCGCGTCGGCGTACTCGATGTCGATGATGCGGTTGCCGAACGGGGCACGGTACTGCGGGCACTCGGGCTCGGTCGCTCCCTCCCAGACCACGCCGCACTCCTCGACGACGGCGAAGTCCAGGCCAGTGACGTACCGGCTCACCAGGCGGGGCGGATCGGCCCCCGTGGCGTCAGC
Above is a window of Streptomyces subrutilus DNA encoding:
- a CDS encoding intradiol ring-cleavage dioxygenase: MAVPDPSPTSRRTVLRAAGSAGIAALALTSGCAGGASGAGAGERTGAVPATARTGTGTAPVPVPVPACVLAPKTGDGPYYVPHARLRSDIVEDRGGVPLRLDLTVVRAARGCRPLAGIAVDVWHADALGTYSADGAAFLRGTQLTDATGTVSFRTIVPGWYAHVAPHVHVKVHPDAHTEAATQVFLPEELLRQVFRRDPYSRRRAPAHPNTRDDRFAAKGALMTLGPVAYGAGYRAAFTVGVE
- a CDS encoding ArsR/SmtB family transcription factor, whose product is MQVPLYQAKAEFFRMLGHPVRIRVLELLQSGPMPVRDLLAEIDIEASNLSQQLGVLRRAGIVVSLRDGSTVSYALAGGDVADLLRAARRILTELLAGQSELLAELRQAGPESDRRADTDTDTDTDTDTRAGSGGRAVERAEACGER
- a CDS encoding DeoR/GlpR family DNA-binding transcription regulator, whose product is MSKHERWSRLLELLAVDGKLEVEEAAAAVAVSPATIRRDLDELAEQRLLVRTHGGALPHGVAYELPLRYKSSRRASEKRRIAHAVVGLLSRGDVVGLNGGTTTTEVARAMALGTGGGTTERAEPSEVPLYTVVTNALNIAGELTVRPHFKIVMTGGVARGQTYELVGPLAEGVLNQVVLDIAVLGVDGVDPQLGVMTRHEDEAAVSRLFAERARKVVVVTDSSKMGQRAFARICGLDRIDLLVTDTGLAPDMAARLAESGIEVITA